In the Marinobacter sp. F4206 genome, one interval contains:
- a CDS encoding SPOR domain-containing protein encodes MSRDYARKNRSASPAATPQKKQSKPSRSPKKRSGPATPARSQHGGLSVKWILSLAAVGGFIGFIVYLNSLPTGSAPQPAQNPTAQTESSQPATTAKAEDKKPGFRFYEMLPESEVVPPKVDEYTPGPTKQDFNYLVQSGSFRSKQDAERQRAEIAFQGLRASVQRIDLDSGSIWYRVNVGPFTSRSQMNSAIDKLVSINIQPLIRKIPKEG; translated from the coding sequence ATGTCCCGAGATTACGCCCGGAAAAACCGCTCGGCCTCGCCTGCAGCGACGCCGCAAAAAAAGCAGAGCAAACCATCTCGCAGTCCGAAAAAAAGGTCCGGGCCGGCGACGCCTGCACGGTCTCAGCACGGGGGCTTGTCGGTTAAATGGATTCTTTCGCTGGCGGCCGTGGGTGGCTTCATTGGCTTCATTGTCTACCTGAATTCCCTGCCCACCGGCAGCGCGCCGCAACCGGCTCAGAACCCGACCGCTCAAACGGAAAGCAGTCAGCCTGCGACGACCGCCAAAGCCGAGGATAAAAAGCCGGGCTTCCGGTTCTACGAAATGCTTCCGGAGTCGGAGGTGGTGCCGCCCAAGGTTGACGAGTACACACCGGGCCCTACGAAGCAGGATTTCAACTACCTGGTACAGTCCGGCTCCTTCCGTAGCAAGCAGGATGCTGAACGCCAACGAGCTGAGATTGCCTTCCAGGGCCTTCGTGCCTCAGTTCAACGCATTGACCTGGACAGCGGGTCCATCTGGTACCGTGTCAACGTGGGCCCTTTCACCTCACGGAGTCAGATGAATTCAGCCATCGACAAGCTGGTATCGATCAATATCCAGCCGCTGATTCGGAAAATTCCGAAAGAAGGTTAA
- a CDS encoding primosomal protein N', producing MSSIARIALNRPLRRLFDYRIPEGMDLVPGQRVRIPFGRQQATGLVVETGVQPPANITIKPIISELETWPALPEETFKLLSWASSYYQHPLGECLFTALPASLRKGRPAKEKAEQWWTARGSAEELPTNAHKQRALMSWLAEREEGASDRDIVRAGYTRAQIRALQNKHLIHPDIRRPRPDAVTDANPGGRTPTLSAAQAHAASKLSTPSEGFSASLLYGITGSGKTEIYLHYLKKNLEPDQQALVLVPEINLTPQTVARFRHYFGHRIVVWHSALNDSERLSTWLKIRNGEPIILIGTRSAVLLPFTGLKTIIVDEEHDSSYKQGEGFRYSGRDVAVYRAHLNACPVILGSATPSLESYHNALQQKYHLIRLEERAGNAQPPEISLLDIRSRPLEGGMSQPALDAIRKTLENGHQALVFVNRRGFAPVMMCFDCGHMVECPRCDTRLTYHRRDRAMRCHHCDYQTAATEQCPSCKSDAFKPVGQGTERTEDILATTFPETPIVRVDRDSTQRKGSIQSILDTVNTGKPCVLVGTQMLAKGHDFPGVTLVVVVNADGGLFSVDFRAPEQLIQTLLQVSGRAGRGKARGKVLVQTCHSDHPLLRSLCDGRYLDMADQLLTEREAGQFPPFRAMAIFRAEADSMEQGLALLDSIKPLAQAPGIDAWGPLPALIARRADRHRSQLILNAASRKQLNLLLKGICEQLDQRKIPGNVKWVIDVDPQETG from the coding sequence GTGTCGTCCATTGCACGAATCGCCCTGAACCGCCCACTGAGGCGGCTTTTCGATTACCGGATTCCCGAGGGCATGGACCTTGTTCCGGGGCAGAGAGTCCGGATACCGTTTGGACGCCAGCAGGCGACCGGCCTGGTCGTGGAAACTGGCGTGCAGCCGCCAGCGAACATCACCATCAAGCCGATTATCTCGGAACTGGAAACCTGGCCGGCACTACCCGAGGAGACCTTCAAGCTTCTGTCCTGGGCGAGCAGTTACTACCAGCACCCGCTTGGGGAATGCCTGTTTACCGCGCTGCCTGCGTCATTGAGGAAGGGGCGTCCGGCCAAAGAAAAGGCGGAACAGTGGTGGACAGCCAGAGGCTCGGCCGAGGAACTCCCGACCAACGCCCACAAACAACGAGCCCTGATGAGCTGGCTAGCCGAACGAGAAGAAGGGGCATCAGATCGCGACATTGTCCGGGCTGGCTACACCCGGGCCCAGATCAGGGCACTGCAGAACAAGCACCTGATCCACCCCGATATACGACGCCCCCGACCTGACGCAGTCACAGACGCAAACCCTGGCGGGAGAACCCCCACACTGTCAGCGGCACAAGCCCACGCCGCCAGCAAGCTCTCCACCCCCAGCGAAGGATTCAGCGCTTCACTGCTTTATGGCATCACCGGAAGCGGAAAAACCGAAATTTACCTTCACTACCTGAAAAAGAACCTCGAACCGGACCAGCAGGCTCTCGTCCTGGTGCCGGAAATCAACCTGACTCCGCAAACGGTAGCCCGCTTTCGCCACTACTTCGGCCACCGCATTGTGGTCTGGCATTCGGCACTCAATGATAGCGAACGACTGTCCACCTGGCTGAAAATTCGCAACGGCGAACCGATCATCCTGATCGGCACTCGCTCGGCCGTCCTCCTCCCCTTCACCGGGCTAAAGACCATCATCGTGGACGAGGAACACGACAGCTCCTACAAGCAGGGCGAGGGGTTTCGCTACTCCGGCCGGGACGTGGCCGTTTATCGGGCGCACCTCAACGCCTGCCCCGTTATTCTCGGCTCCGCCACCCCCTCTCTGGAGTCATATCACAATGCCCTGCAGCAGAAATACCACCTCATTCGACTGGAAGAGCGAGCCGGCAACGCCCAGCCGCCGGAGATCAGTCTTCTGGACATTCGCAGCCGGCCATTGGAAGGCGGCATGTCGCAGCCTGCCCTTGACGCTATCCGGAAGACACTGGAAAACGGACATCAGGCCCTGGTATTCGTCAACCGCCGCGGCTTTGCGCCGGTAATGATGTGCTTCGACTGCGGTCATATGGTGGAATGCCCCCGCTGCGACACCCGCCTGACCTACCATCGTCGCGACCGTGCGATGCGCTGCCACCACTGCGATTACCAGACGGCGGCCACAGAGCAATGCCCCAGCTGCAAGAGTGACGCCTTCAAACCCGTCGGCCAGGGCACCGAAAGAACCGAAGACATCCTCGCGACAACGTTTCCCGAGACACCGATTGTGCGGGTCGACCGGGACAGCACCCAGCGCAAGGGCAGCATCCAGAGCATTCTGGACACGGTCAACACTGGCAAGCCCTGTGTATTGGTCGGCACCCAGATGCTTGCCAAAGGCCACGATTTTCCCGGGGTCACCCTTGTTGTCGTGGTGAATGCCGACGGCGGTTTGTTCAGCGTCGACTTCAGGGCCCCGGAGCAATTGATTCAGACTTTGCTCCAGGTCAGTGGAAGGGCTGGACGAGGCAAAGCGCGCGGAAAAGTACTGGTCCAAACCTGCCACAGCGATCACCCGCTGCTGCGCAGCCTGTGCGACGGGCGCTATCTGGATATGGCCGACCAGCTTTTGACAGAGCGAGAGGCCGGCCAATTCCCGCCTTTCCGTGCCATGGCCATCTTTCGGGCAGAAGCCGATTCCATGGAGCAAGGCCTTGCATTGCTGGACTCCATCAAACCACTGGCCCAGGCCCCGGGAATTGATGCCTGGGGGCCATTACCGGCTCTCATTGCCCGACGGGCCGATCGACACCGATCTCAACTGATCCTCAACGCGGCGAGCAGAAAACAGCTGAACCTTTTGCTCAAAGGTATATGCGAGCAACTGGACCAGCGAAAAATACCGGGAAACGTCAAATGGGTGATTGATGTGGATCCCCAGGAAACCGGCTGA
- a CDS encoding PilN domain-containing protein, with the protein MANINLRPWREELRAEKQKQFVVMILGAAIIAAGLVFLWKTDMDSRIAYQQSRNAYIETATKKLDEQIREIESLKRKRDELLARMKVIQDLQGKRPVIVRVFDELVRTLPDGLFYTDLKKSGDRVSIVGMAESNSRISTLMRQFEESDWFADPSLSNVSEADNRRAGYSQFNLSVQQKTPEPEGEDK; encoded by the coding sequence ATGGCGAATATCAACCTTAGGCCCTGGCGCGAAGAGCTCCGGGCAGAAAAGCAGAAACAGTTTGTAGTCATGATCTTGGGTGCGGCGATTATCGCGGCCGGCCTGGTATTCCTCTGGAAGACTGATATGGACAGTCGCATTGCCTATCAGCAGTCGCGGAATGCCTACATCGAGACCGCCACCAAGAAACTGGATGAACAGATTCGGGAAATCGAAAGCCTCAAGCGCAAGCGCGATGAGCTGCTGGCCCGCATGAAAGTGATTCAGGATCTGCAGGGCAAGCGGCCGGTGATCGTACGAGTGTTCGATGAGCTGGTTCGTACATTGCCAGACGGTCTGTTCTACACGGATCTCAAGAAATCGGGGGACCGGGTATCCATCGTCGGCATGGCGGAGTCCAACAGCAGAATCTCTACACTGATGCGTCAGTTCGAGGAGTCTGACTGGTTTGCCGATCCGAGCCTTTCCAACGTATCGGAAGCCGACAACCGTCGTGCCGGATACAGCCAGTTCAACCTGTCGGTGCAACAGAAAACGCCCGAGCCCGAAGGGGAGGATAAGTAA
- a CDS encoding pilus assembly protein PilM, with protein sequence MFGLFGKKSSAVLGVDVSSSSVKLLELSKQGDRFKVESYAVEPLPANAVVEKNITDVEAVGEVLKRVASKSRTGVKQVAVAVSGSAVITKTIQMDGGLNEFEMEDQIALEADQYIPYPLDEVAIDFEVQGPSENNPDQVDVLLAACRKENVDIREDALEIASLTAKIVDVEAYSLERAFSLIEPQLDSQGEELVVAIVDVGATMTTLSVLAEGKTVYTREQIFGGKQLTEEIQRRYGLSLEEAGLAKKQGGLPDDYESEVLTPFREAVVQQVARALQFFFGASQYNAVDYVVLAGGTASIQGLTEMVEEKTGTPTLVANPFADMAVGSRVNASSLSNDAPSLMIACGLAMRSFD encoded by the coding sequence GTGTTCGGATTGTTCGGAAAGAAATCCAGTGCAGTGCTGGGCGTGGACGTAAGTTCCAGTTCGGTCAAACTTCTGGAGCTGTCAAAGCAGGGCGACCGCTTCAAGGTCGAGAGCTACGCGGTAGAGCCGTTGCCGGCCAACGCCGTCGTTGAGAAAAACATCACGGATGTCGAAGCCGTTGGTGAGGTGCTGAAGCGCGTCGCCTCCAAGTCGCGTACCGGCGTAAAGCAGGTCGCGGTCGCGGTGTCGGGTTCGGCTGTGATAACCAAGACTATCCAAATGGATGGCGGCCTCAACGAGTTTGAAATGGAAGATCAGATCGCTCTTGAAGCGGATCAGTACATTCCATATCCGCTTGACGAAGTCGCGATAGATTTTGAGGTTCAGGGACCGTCGGAAAACAATCCGGACCAGGTCGATGTTCTTCTGGCAGCGTGCCGTAAGGAGAACGTTGATATCCGGGAAGACGCTCTGGAGATTGCCTCTCTAACCGCAAAGATCGTCGATGTCGAAGCCTACTCGCTGGAGCGGGCCTTCTCCCTGATCGAGCCTCAGCTCGATTCCCAGGGCGAAGAGCTGGTGGTTGCCATCGTTGATGTCGGCGCCACCATGACCACGCTCAGTGTGCTTGCCGAAGGCAAGACCGTTTATACCCGGGAGCAGATCTTCGGAGGCAAGCAGCTTACCGAGGAGATCCAGCGCCGTTATGGCCTGTCACTGGAAGAGGCGGGGCTTGCCAAGAAGCAGGGCGGGTTGCCTGATGATTACGAGTCCGAGGTGCTAACGCCATTCCGGGAAGCGGTGGTTCAGCAGGTTGCCCGGGCGCTGCAGTTCTTTTTTGGTGCCAGTCAGTACAATGCTGTCGACTATGTGGTTCTGGCAGGTGGTACTGCCTCGATACAGGGGCTGACAGAAATGGTCGAGGAAAAAACAGGAACGCCCACCCTTGTCGCAAATCCGTTTGCGGACATGGCGGTGGGATCACGGGTCAATGCGTCTTCGCTCAGTAACGATGCCCCCTCACTGATGATTGCCTGTGGCCTGGCAATGAGGAGCTTCGACTGA
- the argS gene encoding arginine--tRNA ligase → MKETVSDLLQSALAALQSEGTLPSDQTFTPQVGNTKDKSHGDYACNIALVAAKAAGCPPRKLAEALIEKLPESDAVQKVEIAGPGFINFFMSTASAFEVVNTILDQSDQFGRNNNGQGEKVQVEFVSANPTGPLHVGHGRGAAIGDCLCRLLEANGYTVTREFYYNDAGAQINNLALSVQSRVKGLTPEDESWPADGYRGDYIVDVANAYLAGETVTADDREVTAKADPDDQDAIREFAVAYLRREQDLDLKAFGVHFDVYFLESSLYEEGKVETAVNRLRDNGYTYEHDGALWLKTTEFGDDKDRVMRKKDGGYTYFLPDVAYHLDKWQRGFTTVINEQGADHHSTVTRVRAGLQALNAGIPKGWPDYVLHQMVMVTRSGQEVKISKRAGSYVTVRDLIDEVGRDATRFFLAARRVDSQLTFDIDLARSQTNENPVYYIQYAHARICSVLRKLAEEGTERGRNQCLGDLSLLTLDEEKELANQLAKYPELIANSAAQREPHHLTHYLRDLAGQFHTYYNAHKVLVEDTAVRDARVSLYLAIRQVIANGLELLGVSAPEEM, encoded by the coding sequence ATGAAAGAGACCGTTTCCGATCTGCTCCAGTCCGCGCTGGCCGCTCTCCAGTCCGAAGGAACCCTGCCTTCCGACCAGACGTTCACGCCGCAAGTAGGCAACACCAAGGACAAATCCCACGGCGACTATGCCTGTAACATTGCCCTGGTGGCGGCGAAGGCAGCCGGCTGTCCGCCCCGAAAACTGGCTGAAGCACTGATCGAGAAGCTGCCGGAAAGTGACGCTGTCCAGAAAGTCGAGATTGCCGGCCCCGGCTTCATCAATTTCTTCATGAGTACCGCCAGCGCTTTCGAGGTCGTCAACACCATCCTCGACCAATCGGACCAGTTTGGCCGCAACAACAATGGCCAGGGCGAAAAGGTGCAGGTGGAATTCGTCTCTGCCAATCCAACTGGCCCTCTGCACGTCGGTCACGGTCGTGGCGCCGCGATCGGCGATTGCCTCTGTCGGCTATTGGAAGCCAATGGGTACACCGTTACCCGGGAGTTCTATTACAACGACGCCGGCGCCCAGATCAATAACCTCGCCCTCTCGGTCCAGTCCCGCGTGAAAGGGCTGACCCCGGAGGACGAAAGCTGGCCGGCGGATGGCTATCGGGGCGACTACATTGTTGACGTGGCCAACGCCTACCTGGCCGGCGAAACCGTGACCGCCGACGACCGGGAAGTAACCGCCAAGGCAGATCCGGACGACCAGGACGCCATTCGGGAGTTTGCCGTCGCCTATCTGCGCCGGGAACAGGATCTGGACCTGAAAGCCTTCGGCGTACACTTTGACGTCTACTTTCTTGAGTCGTCGCTTTACGAAGAAGGAAAAGTGGAAACAGCCGTCAATCGCCTGCGGGACAATGGCTACACCTATGAACACGATGGCGCCCTGTGGTTGAAGACCACTGAGTTCGGCGACGACAAGGACCGGGTGATGCGCAAGAAGGACGGTGGGTACACCTACTTCCTGCCCGACGTTGCCTATCACCTGGACAAGTGGCAGCGGGGATTCACCACCGTCATCAATGAACAGGGCGCAGACCACCACTCCACCGTCACCCGGGTTCGGGCCGGACTGCAGGCGCTCAATGCCGGCATTCCCAAGGGCTGGCCCGACTATGTCCTGCACCAGATGGTGATGGTGACCCGGTCAGGCCAGGAAGTGAAAATCTCTAAGCGGGCCGGCAGTTATGTCACCGTCCGGGATCTGATCGACGAAGTTGGCCGGGACGCGACGCGGTTTTTCCTCGCTGCCCGGCGCGTTGACTCACAATTGACCTTCGATATCGATCTGGCCCGCTCCCAGACCAATGAAAATCCGGTGTATTACATCCAGTATGCTCATGCCCGAATCTGCAGTGTTCTTCGGAAACTGGCTGAGGAAGGTACGGAGCGGGGGCGCAACCAGTGCCTCGGCGACCTGTCGCTGCTGACCCTCGATGAAGAAAAAGAGCTGGCCAATCAACTCGCCAAGTACCCGGAACTGATTGCCAATTCCGCGGCCCAGCGGGAACCGCACCATCTGACGCACTATTTGCGGGATCTGGCTGGCCAGTTCCATACTTATTACAACGCGCACAAGGTGCTCGTTGAAGATACCGCTGTTCGAGATGCCCGCGTCAGCCTCTACCTTGCGATCCGCCAGGTGATTGCCAACGGGCTCGAGCTGCTGGGCGTCAGCGCACCAGAAGAGATGTAA
- the rpmE gene encoding 50S ribosomal protein L31: MKEGIHPKYEDVTATCSCGNVIKTRSTIGHDLQLDVCSQCHPFYTGKQKVMDTGGRIDRFQKRFGGRIAGGKKD; the protein is encoded by the coding sequence ATGAAAGAAGGTATCCATCCCAAGTACGAAGACGTCACCGCGACCTGCTCTTGCGGCAACGTAATCAAGACCCGTTCCACAATCGGACATGACCTGCAGCTGGATGTTTGTTCCCAGTGCCACCCGTTCTACACGGGCAAGCAGAAGGTTATGGATACCGGTGGTCGTATCGACCGTTTCCAGAAGCGTTTCGGTGGCCGCATCGCTGGTGGCAAGAAAGACTGA
- a CDS encoding malic enzyme-like NAD(P)-binding protein, with protein sequence MSQDLKEAALEYHAKPRPGKLSVEITKPTKTSRDLSLAYSPGVAEPVREIAKDPENAYKYTAKGNLVAVISDGSAILGLGNLGPLASKPVMEGKGVLFKRFAGIDVFDIEVNSESPQAFIETVERIADTFGGINLEDIKAPECFEVERALIEKCNVPIFHDDQHGTAIVTAAGMINALELQGKKIEEAKVVCLGAGAAAIACMKLLISCGIRSENIFMLDRKGVIHSGRDDLNQYKAMFANDTDRRTLDDAIDGADVFLGLSGPDLLTADQLKKMAPNPIVFACSNPDPEISPEVALATRDDLIMATGRSDYPNQVNNVLGFPFIFRGALDVRATAINEEMKVAAVNAIRELAKEPVPQEICEAYGVESFEFGKEYIIPKPMDVRLLEVVPAAVARAAVDSGVARNPYPAHYPLKSMDDII encoded by the coding sequence ATGTCTCAAGATCTGAAAGAAGCAGCCCTTGAATATCACGCCAAGCCGCGGCCTGGTAAGCTGAGTGTTGAAATCACCAAGCCGACCAAGACCTCCCGCGATCTCTCTCTGGCGTATAGCCCCGGGGTTGCAGAACCGGTCCGCGAGATCGCAAAGGACCCGGAGAACGCATACAAGTACACTGCCAAGGGCAACCTGGTAGCTGTAATCTCTGACGGTTCCGCGATTCTTGGTCTGGGCAACCTGGGTCCGCTGGCAAGCAAGCCGGTTATGGAAGGCAAGGGCGTACTGTTCAAGCGCTTTGCCGGAATTGATGTCTTCGATATCGAAGTCAATTCCGAAAGCCCGCAGGCGTTTATTGAAACGGTCGAGCGTATTGCTGATACCTTTGGTGGTATCAACCTGGAAGACATCAAGGCACCGGAATGCTTTGAGGTTGAGCGTGCGCTGATTGAAAAGTGCAATGTGCCCATCTTCCACGATGACCAGCACGGCACCGCCATCGTAACTGCAGCCGGTATGATCAATGCCCTTGAGCTGCAGGGCAAAAAAATTGAAGAAGCGAAAGTTGTTTGCCTTGGTGCAGGCGCGGCAGCTATCGCTTGCATGAAGTTGCTGATCAGCTGCGGTATTCGCTCTGAAAACATCTTCATGCTCGACCGTAAGGGTGTGATCCACTCTGGTCGTGATGATCTGAACCAGTACAAGGCGATGTTCGCCAATGATACCGACAGGCGCACCCTGGATGACGCGATTGATGGCGCGGATGTATTCCTCGGGCTGTCGGGTCCGGATCTGCTGACTGCAGACCAGCTCAAAAAGATGGCTCCGAACCCGATCGTGTTTGCCTGTTCAAACCCGGATCCGGAGATCAGTCCGGAAGTGGCGCTGGCCACCCGTGATGACCTCATTATGGCGACCGGCCGTTCCGACTATCCGAACCAGGTAAACAACGTACTCGGCTTCCCGTTCATCTTCCGGGGTGCGCTGGATGTTCGTGCTACTGCGATCAATGAAGAGATGAAGGTGGCGGCGGTAAACGCCATTCGCGAGTTGGCCAAAGAGCCAGTGCCTCAGGAAATCTGCGAGGCGTACGGGGTGGAGAGCTTCGAGTTCGGCAAGGAGTACATCATTCCCAAGCCGATGGACGTTCGTCTGTTGGAAGTGGTGCCTGCGGCGGTTGCTCGCGCAGCGGTGGATTCCGGGGTTGCCCGTAACCCCTATCCGGCGCACTATCCGCTGAAGTCCATGGACGACATTATCTAA
- a CDS encoding penicillin-binding protein 1A codes for MSHLLRTSRLFAWFFLTGLSVTVIVTSGFYLYLRPGLPPVEQLLDIKLQTPLRVYSKDSRLIAEFGEKRRAPITIEQIPTIQLQAFLAAEDARFYEHFGVDIKGLARAAIELISTGSIQSGGSTITMQVAKNYFLSRDRTFIRKFNEILLALQIERELDKNRILELYLNKIYLGNRAYGIAAASQVYYNKPVVELSLAQMAMLAGLPKAPSAFNPLANPDRALIRRNWILGRMRDLNYITNDAYDLAVTAPLTAGYNATDVEVDADYVAEMARSAIVQRFGDGAYTDGYTVTLTVDSLKQQTATDALRDGLEAYDRRHGFRGPIGQIDQETLEESTPSDLVLNYPRVASLIPALVTGIKDETLSVQVHARGIGDAVMPFDTMTWARRYKTEDLRGPEPEKPSDVLAVGDVVYVHNNEKAPGGEGSETLPTVALAQVPRAEGALISLDTDTGAIQALAGGYSFRQSKYNRAIQAKRQPGSTFKPFLYLNALENGITPATIYNDAPIVFDDSELETAWRPQNSSGQFYGPTRLREALYRSRNIVSIRLLRDVGIQKTLDYLEQLKIPVDNMPDNLSLSLGSGQLTPMELARGLAVIANGGYDVQPYLIERIEDVNGETVYQAPDTILCDQNCDETAESTAPTPVESLNADAESEQKNKPAANESTPEVRVMRRLADERSVYILHSMMRDVIRLGTGRRALALGRTDIAGKTGTTNEQKDTWFAGFNHEIATTTWVGFDQPAPLGRREFGASTALPIWIDYMEVALKGTPPATMPRPNGIVNIRINPETGKRARPGEDGVFEVFKEEEAPAPLAAEDEDDRNGNGNGDGLSRQIF; via the coding sequence ATGTCTCATTTGTTGCGCACATCTCGCCTTTTTGCATGGTTCTTTCTCACCGGACTGAGCGTCACTGTAATCGTCACCTCAGGATTCTATCTTTATCTTCGCCCCGGACTTCCACCGGTGGAGCAACTGCTCGATATCAAGTTGCAGACGCCTCTTCGGGTGTATAGCAAAGACAGCAGATTAATAGCAGAATTCGGTGAAAAGAGAAGGGCACCGATCACAATCGAACAGATCCCAACAATTCAGTTACAAGCCTTTTTGGCGGCTGAAGACGCGCGCTTCTATGAACACTTCGGGGTCGACATCAAAGGCCTGGCGCGGGCTGCAATCGAACTGATCTCCACCGGCTCAATCCAGTCCGGCGGCAGCACCATCACAATGCAGGTTGCAAAAAATTACTTTTTGTCACGCGATAGGACCTTTATACGGAAGTTCAACGAGATACTTCTGGCTCTTCAGATAGAGCGTGAACTCGACAAAAACCGCATTCTGGAGCTCTACCTCAACAAGATCTACCTGGGGAATCGCGCCTACGGAATCGCAGCTGCTTCGCAGGTGTACTACAACAAGCCCGTTGTCGAACTCTCACTGGCTCAAATGGCAATGCTTGCCGGCCTGCCCAAGGCTCCATCGGCATTCAACCCGCTTGCCAACCCCGACCGGGCACTCATCCGGAGAAACTGGATCCTGGGCCGGATGCGAGACCTCAACTACATCACCAATGACGCCTACGATCTTGCCGTCACCGCGCCACTGACCGCCGGGTACAACGCAACGGATGTCGAAGTGGATGCCGACTATGTGGCGGAAATGGCACGCTCTGCCATTGTCCAGCGTTTCGGCGATGGCGCCTATACCGACGGATACACGGTGACCCTCACCGTGGACAGCCTCAAGCAACAGACGGCTACAGATGCGCTCCGGGACGGACTGGAGGCCTACGATCGCCGGCATGGTTTTAGGGGACCGATCGGACAGATCGACCAGGAAACCCTCGAAGAGAGCACACCCTCTGATCTCGTACTCAACTACCCCAGGGTCGCATCACTCATCCCGGCACTGGTAACCGGCATCAAGGACGAAACTCTGAGCGTGCAGGTTCATGCCCGGGGCATCGGCGATGCGGTGATGCCCTTTGACACCATGACCTGGGCACGGCGATACAAGACGGAAGACCTCCGAGGACCCGAACCGGAAAAGCCGTCGGACGTTCTCGCCGTTGGCGATGTCGTTTATGTTCACAATAATGAGAAAGCACCCGGCGGGGAGGGATCGGAAACGCTGCCGACCGTTGCTCTCGCACAAGTACCCCGCGCTGAAGGCGCGCTTATCTCGCTGGACACTGACACGGGAGCGATTCAGGCGCTCGCGGGCGGCTACAGTTTCCGGCAAAGCAAGTACAATCGTGCAATCCAGGCCAAACGGCAGCCAGGTTCGACATTCAAGCCCTTCCTGTACCTGAACGCCCTGGAAAACGGGATAACGCCGGCGACCATATATAACGATGCGCCGATCGTGTTTGACGACTCCGAGCTGGAAACCGCCTGGCGCCCACAGAACTCATCCGGCCAGTTCTATGGCCCCACCCGACTCCGCGAAGCCCTTTACCGGTCCCGGAACATCGTTTCCATCCGGCTACTCAGGGATGTCGGCATCCAGAAGACGCTGGACTACCTGGAACAACTGAAGATCCCGGTAGACAACATGCCGGACAACCTCTCGCTGTCTCTCGGAAGCGGCCAACTGACCCCAATGGAACTGGCCAGAGGCCTCGCCGTTATTGCGAACGGTGGCTACGACGTCCAGCCATACCTCATTGAGCGCATTGAGGATGTCAACGGCGAAACTGTCTACCAGGCACCAGACACCATACTCTGCGACCAGAACTGCGACGAGACAGCGGAATCGACAGCGCCAACACCTGTCGAATCACTCAATGCAGATGCCGAGTCTGAGCAGAAAAACAAACCCGCCGCCAACGAGTCGACGCCGGAAGTTCGAGTGATGCGACGCCTGGCGGATGAACGCTCGGTATACATCCTTCACTCCATGATGCGGGACGTTATCCGCCTCGGCACAGGACGACGGGCGCTAGCCCTCGGGCGTACCGATATAGCCGGCAAAACCGGCACGACCAACGAACAGAAAGACACGTGGTTTGCGGGTTTCAACCATGAAATCGCCACCACGACCTGGGTTGGCTTTGATCAGCCTGCCCCGCTGGGACGACGGGAGTTCGGCGCCAGCACTGCCCTGCCGATCTGGATCGACTACATGGAAGTCGCACTTAAGGGGACGCCACCGGCCACGATGCCGCGCCCCAACGGAATTGTGAACATACGGATCAATCCGGAAACCGGCAAGCGCGCACGGCCGGGAGAAGATGGTGTCTTTGAGGTCTTCAAGGAGGAAGAAGCTCCGGCCCCGCTCGCTGCAGAGGATGAGGACGACCGCAACGGCAACGGTAATGGCGACGGCCTCTCACGCCAGATATTCTGA
- a CDS encoding type 4a pilus biogenesis protein PilO: MSLADSLKSLNEFDINDLDVNNAGIWPAPVKAIVVLIIFGLIIGGGYWFFIKDQYIQLDRVEKTEQDLRKKYEEKAYRVANLDVFKAQMAEMEETFGALVRQLPSETEVPGLLEDITNTALGSGLSLREVKLQPEQQRDFYAELPINIRVSGSYHELASFVSSVASLPRIVTLHDLTIKPTGGDGEQLDMQVLARTYRYRAGE, from the coding sequence ATGAGCCTCGCGGACTCTCTCAAAAGCCTGAATGAATTCGACATCAATGATCTGGATGTCAACAACGCAGGGATCTGGCCGGCACCGGTCAAAGCCATTGTCGTACTCATCATTTTCGGTCTGATTATTGGTGGTGGTTACTGGTTCTTTATCAAGGATCAGTACATCCAGCTGGATCGGGTGGAGAAGACTGAACAGGATTTGCGCAAGAAATACGAGGAGAAGGCCTATCGGGTCGCTAACCTTGACGTCTTCAAGGCGCAGATGGCTGAAATGGAGGAAACGTTCGGGGCTCTGGTGCGTCAGCTGCCCAGTGAGACGGAAGTTCCCGGCCTGTTGGAAGATATTACCAATACCGCTCTGGGTAGCGGTCTTTCATTGCGTGAGGTGAAGCTCCAGCCTGAGCAGCAGCGCGATTTCTATGCCGAGCTTCCAATTAATATCCGGGTGTCCGGTTCCTATCACGAGCTGGCATCCTTCGTGAGCAGTGTCGCAAGCCTTCCGCGGATCGTGACGCTGCACGACTTAACCATTAAACCAACTGGCGGAGACGGAGAGCAGCTTGATATGCAAGTTCTTGCCCGTACCTACCGCTACCGGGCTGGAGAATGA